The region GCTTAGACTCACATCCAAACAATGAACTATAGCACACTATACAAGATTTAGAGGGTCAAATAGAGCTGAAATGGTTCATTTCTGTTGGATGCAGATTTGGAACAACATTACCTGCAATCCATAAGATTCATCTTATAGTACAACAGTATTTAGCTACCCCTAGTGGCACTTATATTGGCAGGATAGAGGTTAAGGTATTACAGACACTATTCTAGTGCAATCAGTTCCAGCTTCATATGACTCCAACAAAATCACATGCCTGTATAAGATACAGTTGATAGGCAGTTGTGCGTTGATCTTTCAAACCCTGCAAGCTTCTTCGTTTGCAGGAACAGAGGCTCGTCACTCAAATATGGAACGCCAATAAAACTGCAGAACAAGGAAAATAAACTTTTGAGTACGCCAATAAGTAGAGGAAACTCACGCACAATTTTGACTGAGCACACAACACAAATGTCAACAAGCATAAGGCTAAACATTTCAAAATACACACAAAGAGAGCTCAACATACCACCACATCTAATGCAAGTGAATTTTATATCTTTACAGCTTCATATCCTACCTTAAAACCTATGAAATTTTAGAAAAGGATGTAAGTATGATAGACGGCTCCCAATCACTAAGAGGGTTAATCTATCACCGACATTCATGCAAAGTAATATCCCGATACATTCCGATGTCTTCTGTGGGTTTCTCGCAATATCCTATGAGTCCACCCCAGAGAACTGTAATGATAACTAGTCCAATAATATTCTCCATTTacaaaatactccctccattacAATTTGTTTGCctggttttgacttggcacggagtttaagaaaataaagaagacttctaaatcttgtggtcttaaactaaagataggcagaatgtaccaaaatgtcctttaactttgtggtcttaaacatgccagGTGGAAAGttagaattaaagagttgccaaaaaaggaaagtgagACAAactgaaacggagggagtacaaaaTAATGATATTCCCAAGATGCTCCCTCATGAGGATATTGCTCAACCCGTGGGAGCAAATAGGGAGGATGAATTAAGACCCAACCAGCGGGTGACCTCATTGTACAATAGGAAGAGTTAAATGTACCACTTGTTGCTCTAAGTGCTTCAAACCATAACACCTCCACATCATGATGTGGTCTAAAAATACTAGCCTTAAGTTTACACTAAGGTTCACCAACTGacaattttccttatttttttcctGGGGTTGGGGGGAAGGTATCAAGAAAAATGTACTACTACACGCCTGTGACAGCTAATATGAAGAAATAAGTCTTCTCAGGGAAAGCTGCCAATACCGTGAATTACATGGATGAACGGCACAATTACTTCTCTTCTTAATGCGACACACGCAATTTCAAGTCAAAAGTTATCAATCTTTCACTTTGTCCTCCTCCCTCTATTCCTAGAACTTTCCTGAGCAACCTCATAATGCATAGTGTTAACTGCTGACTCTTTCTACCGAGGTTACAAGGAGTAAATTACCTTGATACCTTCCTAGCATAAGATACATCCAGGACTTCATTATGATCCCCATTACTATCTGGATGAGAGAAGGTGAATGACAGATTGGAACCAGATAAAGTACTCACCCCAAAAAagtgtatataaagtgtatataaagTCTCTACTGCATCCCGACAAACAAAGATCTCAATTTGTCAGTTCCAATTAAAGAATATGTAAAACTCCTGATATTGCAAAGTTAACTCCACTGAATGTTTATTtcttgcaacaaaaaaaaaaaaaaaaaaaaaaaaaaacccagtTGTAGTGTAAGGCAAGAGGAGATACACACTGATCTCTTCCCCTCATCCTGACATCTTTCACTCAAATAATTGCAAACCAGAAAAAAGTTAAACTGGTAAGGTCAGTATCATAGACAAGTAGTATTATTGGAAATAGAGGAGGAAGAACTAACCAATTGTTAATCTTTAACACTGATCACGAACATGGTAAGTCACTAAAAAGGGCAGCCCAATGCACTAAGCTCCTGCTATGTGCAATGGGCAGAACCGCATTGGGTCTATTGTATATCATTATTGTTGAGAAAAGTTCAACAAGTAACATTATATAAGTAAATTATTTCTATGGTTGGGCAAAGGCTGCTAGATGGAGTAAAGTTCTCAGAACACGTGTTATCACCTGACCAGAATTTTGCTGCAAACAATTATCCATTTCAATATATTATTTGAGGGGAATAACACTTTTCTGTGGCCAACCAGCTGTATTCAGGTGCAACAAGTAATTTCTATTACTTTTAGTATTTCCATATCTCATGTAACAAATTTCAATTTAGTAGAATAAAATAAGGAAGGAAATTTTAGAAGAATCATCGCCCCAACCAAAAAGCATACATGGAACCAGACTTCTAAATTATGTGTCTCACGGCATAGATTATAAGGTTGTTAAAAGTTGCAAAATCGGCAATCCTTAGAGAATAACAAATGAAAGAAGACATCCCGATAGAgaaaggaagagagagagagagagagagagagagagagataaaatCCGTGAGGTTAAACATAGGAAAAGAAAGCCTAAaacaagaacaaagaaaagaaaactaaaagGCATCAATGGGCAATGGCACTGACAATCTAAAGTCGCTACAGAAACACAATCCTACAATTAAGAAAACTCAACCGTGTCTAtcaacaaattttcaaattcgaAGAGATTAAAGAGAAAATCTCAACAGCAGTGAAACTATAGAATCAACAGAATGAACTCTGCCAAGCTATTATTGCTTACTTTAATAAGGTAagcttttcaattttctttcaaaattgtaaaaggtcaaaaaaattaaatgctTTAATACAAGTGAAAGATAAACGAAGATTATAACGGATAAACAAGCTTCAGTTAGGACTCACCAATGAAGAAAATTAGAAGAACCACAGAAGAAACCATTTGAACAAGTCGATTATATTTCACATAATACTGAGACCTCTGCAGCTGTCGTTGTACTGCTCCATACCAACCATAGAGTTGCTTCTCATAACTTTCATCACAAGAATCAAGGCAACTCTTACTCCTCTCACAACATGTGTTGATGCCCTACATCAAAAAATCTAATTCAATAAGAATTAAGAACATCTTTAATTGATGAAGCAAATAAAGGAAGTAGTTTTAGGACAATTGTTAAATCAAATCCCTTTCTTCCAATTTATTTGACCTCAAAAGGTAAACCTATACTCCCgccatcccaatttatgcgaTGGTGTTTGACTGagcacgaagtttaaaaaggaaatgaaaacttttgaaacttgtggtttacaacaagtcatagatatttgtgtggctataaatcatctcattaagagtaaaatggaGAGTTTAAAGTTAAACTATTACTtcatatagaaatgtgtcattctttttggactgactaaaaaggaaagagtgttaTATAAATTGGGCGGAAGGAGTATGATTTTGATCATGATTCTTCAGAAATGTTCTATTATATAGTTTGACTATATTCATTATATCTAGTTTTTAATTGTTCAAGTTTTATTTTCGAACTTGAATTCAttaatgtaatatcaacaagaattgaaaaacCTTGAAAAAAGAGTCAACTTGTGTCACATAAAATAGGACAGAGGGAGTTATCAATGTCGGATACTTCAGAAACAAATACACACCCTAGTCAATGGCTGAGACTGCGGCAATGTACAATCAGCTTGTTGATGATCAACAGGGTTGAACTTCAACTTCCTGTAACCATTCTTTGACAACTTCAACTTTGCAGATTCCATGCAATTCAACAGCCCTTGGATACTGGGTATCTTGCGAGGGCATGGTGCAGGTTGTTTTCCGTAAATGTCATCAGCAACAGAAATCTTCCAAGCATCAATATCAGCAAAATCACTTGCTGTCTTCCGGTGGTTTGGAAACTTCTCATCCTTGGTGGTCTCAACTTGACTCCCGTCCACTAAGTTAGACGAACTCTTTGAATACTCTGGCATTCGTTGCTTACAATCCTCTTCGTCAACTTTTACAGAGGATTTGTCCGAAAACGAAGAAGAGGCCGACGGTCCTGAGAGAAAAACAGCTAGTTCATCGAGCTCCCTCTCGTCCAAGCGCACCCATTGATTGCCTTGTGAAAAAGCTGATTCATTTAGACTCTTCTCTACTTTCTTAATCTGATTGTCGATTGCAGTAACAAATTCACCATGCCTTTCTTTAGCATCATCAGTTGAAGAAGTATTATTGTAGCTCGAACTAACTGCCCGTTCAAATTCCTCCAACTGCATTAACGTTCAAAATTCAGCTTTTATTTTTCTgtcctttcttccttttctttttttttgtggggggggggggggttgggggggaaGGGGGGGGAGTGGATGTACCTGCCATTTAGCAGTGCCAAGGGTAGTCCTTAGGTCTCTGCATAGCTCATCGGAATCCCAACGACCAGAGGTATCCTTCAACGCATGAATCCATGTTCTATAAGTTGATTCCATCCTTGAAAAGGAAATTaagcaaatatttcaacaaaaagGGCAAAACCCCACAAACCAAAGTCCAAAACCAACAAAAGCTTCAATCTTTGCACCACCATCATAGAAAAATTCACACAAAAACCTTATACTAATAACTAAAATCCAATAATAACTCTAACAAAACTAATTCAAACCCACCAAAAAAATCAATCAACCAATACACATTCCACTCTACTAGAGCTCATTTCATTCCAATACAAGTAAATAATTTGAGCTTTCAACACAAACCATTGGTTTAAGCCCTACCTAAACAAATTagcaaaattccaaaaaaaaaaaaaattacaaagaaaatgttaaattaccaaatatttcaacaaaagGGCAAAACCAACAAAAGCTTCAAACTTTGCAATAAAACCCAAGAATAACTCTAACTAAACTAATTCAAACCTACCAAAAAGAATCAATCAAAACGTCAGCAGTAAATCATTAGAGCTCATTTCATTCCAATACCAGTAAATAATTTGAGCTTTCAAAGTAAACTATTGGTTTAAAAACCCTACCAAAACAAATTAgcaaaatttgtttttttttaaaaaaaaaaaaaaaattacaaagaaaattttaaattaccaaatatttcaacaaaagaGCAAAAGCccacaaaccaaaaccaacaaaAGCTTCAAACTTTGCAATAAAATCTAATAATAACTCTAATTAAACTATTTCAAACCTACCAAAAAGAATCAATCAACATGTCAGTAGTAAATAATTGAACTTTCCATacaaaattggtttaaaaccccaacaacaaaaaaattagcaaaattcaaaaaaaaaaaaaaattaccaaatatttcaacaaaagGGCAAAACCCCACAACCAAAACCAACAAAAGCTTCAAACTTTGCAATAAAATCCAAACCTACCAACAAGAATGAATCAATATGTTAGCAGTAAATAATTAGAGCTCATTTCATTCCAATACCAGTAAATAATTTGAACTTTCAAGGCAAATATTGATTTAAAAACCCCACAAAAACAAATTatcaaaatttcaagaaaaataaattacaaaaaaatgttaaattacCTGTCAGCAGATTCTTGAACCTCTTCTGCAGCAAAAAAGAATGGATCTTTCTCCCATCTATCAAAATACGACCCCATATcctcaaaaaatgaaatttacaaATTTTGGCCAACAAATGAGGGAACCCCAAAATATGAATTTTACAAATTTTAGCCAACAAATGGGAAACCCCAAAATGATTTCAATCAACAATTGTTGACAGAATTTTTTCAAGGAAATTATAATTTCTCAGAgaaataaatcaagaaacaatgaACTAATTTAAGGGTATGTAGATTTTAATTTGCTTGGATCAAATTTAAAGTAgaaggattttattttttttaggtaATGGGGattttactttttattattAGTTGGTAAGGTGGGTATGGTTAGCAGTTTGCGTCAAACGCATGATGTATTTAAATGAGTACTTTATTagaaattttctaaaaaataataaggtgGTGTTCTGACTAATAGagcatatacattattttattggaCAACATATTATTTTATACCAACACAAATACGGAAATAATTCTGTTCACTAAAATTTGATGGATGGGACTACTCATCATTTTTTTAAGTCGACTGGAATTTGAAATCATTAGAtgctaattttttatttattctaaCCTATTGAGGACTGGATGTCATATTTCTTGTTGTCTTTTTTAACGGAGACCTTCTAAATGTTTCGTACCcttattatataatttttttgcaatttaagaatttaatttccttaaaataattaaattcgaAACTTTAACATGATATTTCGCTATCAATTTAACTTTCCAATTAATACTTAAATAGTATTGTTTACTATGGTTAACTAGTCACTCgagtttttgattttttcatttttaatttctcATCAAACGAATGACATCTTCTTATGAAAATTCTAGTTATTCTTGGAAAATCTCTTTTTTGTTACTACAGTGGCGGAGCTAAGTAGTCTATAGGGGTTCATTTGAACCCCTTCGAccgaaaaattacactgtatttacaaggttaaaattatttttttatgtgtatatagtagatgttgaaccctcttgacttcttcgtatatttacttctttatatatatacatatatttgaaCCCCTAGGCAAAAATCCTAATTCTGTCACTGTGTATGAAGGGAGTAAATAAAAGTGTCATTTCAAAAATGTTTGAACATGTAAATGGGCTATTCAACACAAATAATATCAGACCAGAGAAACGGATGAAGATCATAAATTAACTTTTGCTCATCTAATAAGTATTTTCAACGTGTTTAGTTTAATAAATAAGATGTGATTGTATGTGACAAAATGTGTTGAAAATCTCAgacaaacaaataaaatttatgcAAATTCAGTATAAGATAATTCACAcgttttaaatatattttagcTAGCTTAAGACAATAAGTACCGTAGTTTGAACAACCACACGGTTGGGAAATTAGGCGTGCGGTCAAAACGAgcgtacagaaaataaatgtgtctgAGTTAGTTGACTTTGTCAGATGTGAATGGTGTAATTTATCCTATTGTTTGATGTTTGGGCTAACATTAAAACAACGTGATTCTGACCTTTTTTGACATTTCCTGGTTGTTACCTGGTGAAAATCATTtgacaagaaaatcattttttctgCTTCTCTAAATTGACTGTTGGTACTTTGTCTTTTTGTTAGTTATTTCACTTCAGAATATGGTGATGTCTTAGAAAGCCCTCCATATATAAGATGCCTTGTGCTCTAGCTTAGACATCGTAGATTAGTGTATTTTCATGGATGAAAGTTCGTGGTGGAGTGATAAATACTTGTTCAttcttaattatatatatagagatcATTTGTTTGAGTTTTGAG is a window of Lycium ferocissimum isolate CSIRO_LF1 chromosome 12, AGI_CSIRO_Lferr_CH_V1, whole genome shotgun sequence DNA encoding:
- the LOC132038979 gene encoding uncharacterized protein LOC132038979, which codes for MGSYFDRWEKDPFFFAAEEVQESADRMESTYRTWIHALKDTSGRWDSDELCRDLRTTLGTAKWQLEEFERAVSSSYNNTSSTDDAKERHGEFVTAIDNQIKKVEKSLNESAFSQGNQWVRLDERELDELAVFLSGPSASSSFSDKSSVKVDEEDCKQRMPEYSKSSSNLVDGSQVETTKDEKFPNHRKTASDFADIDAWKISVADDIYGKQPAPCPRKIPSIQGLLNCMESAKLKLSKNGYRKLKFNPVDHQQADCTLPQSQPLTRGINTCCERSKSCLDSCDESYEKQLYGWYGAVQRQLQRSQYYVKYNRLVQMVSSVVLLIFFIVLLAFHI